The Kitasatospora paranensis genome has a window encoding:
- a CDS encoding DUF7455 domain-containing protein: MTTVLTPASPLTAADRCDRCGAQAYLRIVLASGGELLFCAHHGRKFEPELKKIAVEIQDETGRLGTTPATADDNER, from the coding sequence GTGACTACTGTTCTGACCCCTGCGAGCCCGCTCACCGCGGCTGACCGCTGCGACCGTTGCGGCGCCCAGGCCTACCTGCGCATCGTCCTCGCCAGCGGCGGAGAGCTGCTGTTCTGCGCCCACCACGGGCGCAAGTTCGAGCCGGAGCTCAAGAAGATTGCCGTGGAGATACAGGACGAGACGGGTCGTCTCGGGACGACTCCCGCCACGGCCGACGACAACGAGCGCTGA